In Miscanthus floridulus cultivar M001 chromosome 8, ASM1932011v1, whole genome shotgun sequence, the sequence ACCACCCTTCTCCACCCACAGCTCCCTCTTCCATTCCCTCCCCCGTCGTCTCGCCACTCGCTACACCCCAAAAACCTCACGCGCTCTCGACGCCTCGACGCCACGCCGGCGAGAGGGGCGCGCCCACCCCCCGTGCCTATATAACGACGCCGGCCGGAGCTGAGGTACCTTACCCGTCCCTTATCCGCTTGCCCAGATCTGCCTCTGTTCCACGCCTCCGTCACCGCCGCGTCGGGCGCGATCCCGCCGAGGCCCAGGTTAGCTCCTGCTCCTTGATCCGATGCGCACGTTTGGTTTCGTGGCGGCTTGGGTGCGTTAGCTCGCAGATCTGGGCGTTTAGGACCGCGTCTCACCCCGATCTATGCGTTGTGGGCTGTGTCCCGCGGTTGATTCGACGCTGTGCAGCCTGCTCTCGTCGGGGTCCGCTCGCCGGGGTCGGAATTCAACGAGATCGCGCGTGTTCGTGTTGTGCCGGTGCCAGATCTGCGCATGCGTGTACGGTCGCAGCTCTGCATGGCTGCTCGGCGCAGAGGGGTGGACTTTGGATTAGATTTAGCACTTTTGGATTTGGATTTACGCCATCTGTGCGCGTTGCTGAGCTGCTCTGCCCGCGCTTTTGCGCTGTCGTAGAAAGGTGTCTGGGTTTGCGTGACGCCGTGACCCCTGGGGCGGGTAGTTGGACTCTTGCGCGTATTCGGGGCTAGGTGTGGGCCAAATCTTTATTGAGCAATTTTTTCCATGTTTCCCTTTAGAGAAACCTGCTCGTGCTGAATAATTCCTGTGTAGGATAAAAGCAAGATGTCATGGCCTGTCTACCTGTGTGCACTTTACACTGATGATATTTCAGTTTCCATTTCGATATGTGAAACAGCTCCTCCGGTGATGGTTTTAATTGTTTGACAAGTGGAGTGACTGGTGTTGTCTGACCATAAATATGGTTATTTTTTGGTTTGTATTCAAAGGGAAGCATTTCGTGTGAAAACTGAGATTGTTCCACTTAAGTGTCTCATGTATTTTCCATTTTCGTCATTTTAGCTACCTGTAGAAGATAAAAATGCAAATATCGGTAACATGCGAGTTGCCGAATATGACAGGAAACAAGACTTAGTTAGGTTACACTATCTAATAATAAATGACCGTCTTTCCTTTTGATTTCAGGGTGTAAGCTGGTATCATGGCGTCGAACACAGGAGCGTCAGGATGGTTCAGGGGTAAGGTGAAGGCTGTGACATCTGGGGATTGTCTACTAATCATGGGGAGCTCAAAGGCTGAGATCCCACCTGAGAAGTCCATCACCCTGTCCTACCTTATGGCCCCAAGGCTGGTAAGATCAATCTGCACTTGGTGAATTTCCTTGTCGGTAATGCACAATATTTGTTGCCTTTTCACTTACTCTTAGTTTCCATTTGTTTCATGAatctggtggaagtcattgggttgctCTAGACAAACTAGGTTACTAGGTTTTGAGGTTATGCTTGAGGACTAGTGAATGTGGGGCAATTCTCAAATTGTTTTTTGGTTGCATTTTGTTACGAAATTTTTCTCTTGGAACTATGTACTCGGTATCAATTGTGGCTTCTTGATATTTTACTCATTTCTCTAGTTTTCATTTTTCGCTTGTTTATTCATGGTGTTCTAGGCTCGCCGTGGTGGAGTTGATGAGCCCTTCGCATGGGAAAGCAGAGAGTTTCTGAGAAAACTTTGTATAGGGAAGGTGCTACATTTGAAAGCTCTCATACCATTCATTGTATTCTTCTTTTTTTCTGGACAATGCAAAATTATAATCTGCTGTTACAGGAGGTCACATTCAGAGTGGATTATACAGCCCCTAATATTGGACGAGAATTTGGAACTGTTTATCTAGGCGACAAGAATGTTGCATACTCAGTAGTTTCTGCTGGATGGGCAAGGGTAAGAACCATCTTACTTTCATATTTGAGTATCTTTATCATATTTTACTGATGCGTTACTGTATTGTAAACTAGATAAGTTACTGATTTATTATTCTATTTGCTTAATCAGGTAAAGGAGCAAGGCCCCAAGGGGGGCGAACAAAACCCTTACCTTGCTGAGCTGTTGAGGTTGGAGGAAGTTGCCAAGCAACAGGGTGTTGGTCGTTGGAGCAAGGTTAGCAATTTATCATCTCTTGTGATCAACTCATTTTGTATTGCATGAGATACGATTTTCTTGATTTTGCTGTTGTATGCTTCTCATCTACATTCAGGAACCTGGTGCTGCTGAAGAGTCAATAAGAGATCTTCCACCATCTGCAATTGGTGAAGCAAGTGGTTTTGATGCGAAGGGTTTTGCGGTTGTAAATAAAGGCAAGAGTTTGGCGGCCATTGTTGAACAAGTTCGCGATGGCAGTACTGTTCGTGTGTATTTACTCCCTAGTTTCCAGTTTGTACAGATATATGTTGCTGGAGTACAGGTAAGCTACTCATAATTTGGTGTTGTTTTCTTTATGTTTATACGAAGTAAATATTAATTAGAAATAAATCTAGGCTCCATCAATGGGGAGACGCCCATCGGCACCTACTGTAATTGCTGAAACTGATGATACTGCTAATGGCGTGAACGGTGAAGATTCTGAGGGAACACCTGCGCAACTGACTACAGCACAAAGACTTGTTGCTTCTGCAGCTTCGGCTGAAATTCCACCAGATAGGTATGGAAGAGAAGCCAAGCACTTCACAGAGACTAGAGTTCTCAACAGAGATGTAAGCTATCTCTTATTCTGATTTTCCTCTATTGCCTTGGCATGAATAATTTGTTTTTGTTACTTGGCCTAACTTTCCCTTATAAAAAAAATCCTAGGTGCGTATTGTGGTGGAAGGCACAGACAGCTTTAGTAATATAATTGGTTCTGTGTATTACCCTGATGGAGAGACTGCAAAGGACTTGGCCCTTGAGCTTGTCGAAAATGTATGGCCAATATCTATCCATATAGTTTCTTTTGACTACGCATGCTATCAGGCATCATGAAGTAACTAAATTAAACTGTTAAATATGATTGCTTTCACATTCTTAAATTGTTAAATCTTATTGCATTAAAAATTTACATGCCAACCTTTGTGCTACAGGGGCTTGCAAAGTATGTTGAGTGGAGTGCTAATATGCTTGATGTTGAAGTAAAAATAAAGCTGAAGAACGCAGAACTTCAGGCTAAAAAGGATCAATTGAGAATCTGGACAGGGTTTAAGCCACCGGTGACAAACTCGAAGCCCATTCATGACCAGAAATTTACTGGAAAAGTGTGTTTTATGTTCTCAGATGATAGTGTGTATTCATCATAATTCACATAATTGTTTGATAAtaactattttttttttcatgttGATCTCTTTACAGGTCGTAGAGGTTGTAAGTGGGGATTGTATTattgtggctgatgatgctgctcCATATGGCAGTCCTTCAGCTGAACGTCGGGTTAATCTGTCAAGCATTAGGGCTCCTAAGTTGGGCAATGCTCGTACAGATGTGAAGCCTGAACCTTTTGGTCGTGAATCTAAGGAGTTCTTGCGCACGAGGTTGATTGGCAAGCAAGTATGTAGATGGGGCTTATGACAATCTGGCTGAAGTTTTTAATTCATCATAAACAGTTATTCTTAGTAGAAAATAGATTGAGTTTCTCCCCATTTTTTCATTTTTAGGTGGCTGTTGAAATGGAATACTCTCGAAGGATCAGCACTGTGGATGGGCAGAGTGCTGCTCCAACAGCAAACATGGCTGATACGAGAGTTCTAGATTATGGTTCAGTTTTTCTGGGTTCACCATCACATACTGACGGAGATGACATATCTTCTGCTCCGAGCTCTGCCAGCCAGCCTGGAGTTAATGTTGCTGAGCTTTTGCTCTCACGAGGCTTTGCTAAAACATCTAAACACAGGGATTATGAGGAAAGGTCACACTATTATGATGCTTTGTTAGCAGCTGAATCACGGGCTGAGAAAGCAAAGAAAGGAGTGCATTCTCTAAAAGAATCTCCTGTGATGCATATAACAGATTTAACAACTGTAAGTGATGTTCTTTCATTCCATCAGTTCGATTTTGATATTTTCTGCATCATTCATTAACCTATTAGTGTGGTCCTTGTATGGATAGGTATCTGCAAAGAAGGCCAAAGATTTCCTTCCATTCTTGCAGCGGAACAGAAGGCATTCGGCCATCGTTGAATATGTTTTTAGTGGCCATCGGTTCAAACTAACAATTCCTAAGGAGACTTGCAGTATTGCCTTCTCATTATCTGGTGTTCGGTGTCCTGGTAAAGGCGAGCCATACTCAGATGAAGCTATTGCTTTGATGAGGAGAAGGATACTACAACGTGATGTGGAGGTACAACTTTAGCTGTCTCTTTTGGTTCTTCCATTTCCCCATTTTTAGTTTCTGAAGGATGCAAGTGGCACACAGATAGAGGTTGAAGCAGTTGATAGGACAGGAACATTCATAGGTTCGTTGTGGGAGTCCAAGACCAACATGGGCTCTGTACTTCTGGAAGCTGGGCTCGCCAAGCTGAGTTCATTTGGCTTGGATAGGATCACAGATGCTTATGTCCTAACAAGAGCTGAACAGTCTGCAAAGCAACAAAAGATTAAGGTAACATTTCATTTTTCTCCCCGAGCTGTAAAAAAGGGAAAAACAATTACTGACACTTAACTTTTCAAGATATGGGAGAACTATGTCGAGGGTGAAAATGCTTCCAACGGATCCACACCTGAATCTAAACAAAAGGAAATTCTCAAGGTTTGTTCACGAAGGATATTTTTGAAGCACACTCCATTTATTTGGGTTGAATTAACTTCTTGACTGACTCTATTTAGGTTGTCGTCACGGAAGTTCTTGGTGGTGGGAAGTTTTATGTTCAGACAGTGGGTGACCAGAGGGTGGCTTCAATTCAACAGCAGCTTGCATCTTTGAAACTTAAAGATGCGCCAGTCATTGGTGCTTTTAATCCTGTGAAGGGAGAGATAGTTCTTGCACAATTTAGCCTTGACAACTCCTGGAACAGAGCTATGGTATGTGTACAGTTACTAAATGTGTATGATGAAGTCAACTAATCTTTATGGGCCAAAGTCAATAGTTGAATTCTGTCTTACTAGCTTATACCCTAGGGCTCTATACAGAAATTTCTTCTCCTATGGCCACTGTAAGTTTGATGATTCTAAAATAACCCGTACCAGTTATTTTGGTTGTTAGCACCTTGATGAGGGCGTTCTGTCTCATCTTTTCAAGTTTTTATGGAAATTACATCAGAACTTTACACATTAGGACTAGGCAAGCCTTCTCATGGTATCTAATAAATATGGGACCAATAATAAACCCCTCTGTTGGTTCTCATAATTTCCTGTTTCATAAAGAACTCCCTTGTGGCACTGCACACCCAGTTTGTCTAACAACAGGTGTTTGCCTATGTGGTGGTTGATGAATTACAACATTATTCGTTTTTAGCAACAGAATGCAAGTGAACATGAGATGAATAGTATGGATAGAGAAAGCTAACTTTCAATATTTATTTGGTTCAGTGTGCCATGTAAATTAGTTAATATATTGTCACTGGTATTAGAAATCGATTACTTGCACATTTGCAGGATGTCCTGACCAAAGTCATGTTTATGTCTGAATTTTCTTCACactgttcgcttatgctgaaatttggcttatgctgattttttgtgagagaaaaacactgtttgttAGCTGAAAAGTAGTTCAAGCGAATCACAACATAGTTTTATACTTTATGCTCGAATTGCCATTATTAGCTCCTGGTCATTCTAGAAATATTATTATTAAGTCTTCATGTGGTTTGTGCAGATTGTTAATGGACCTCGTTCTGTAGAATCTCCGAACGACAAGTTTGAAGTATTCTATATTGACTATGGCAACCAAGAGGTGGTTCCCTACAGTCGTCTACGACCTGTTGACCCATCTGTTTCCTCGTCTCCTGCTCTTGCTCAGCTATGCAGCCTTGCTTTCATAAAAGTGCCTAGTGTTGAGGATGACTTTGGTCAGGAAGCAGCAGAGTATCTAAGCGAATGTTTGCTCAGTAGCTCAAAGCAATTTCGGGCAATGATCGAAGAACGTGATGCATCTGGGGGCAAATCAAAAGGACAAGGAACCGGAAAtgttctcattgttactcttgttGATGCCGAGACAGAAAGTAGCATAAATGCTACCATGCTTGAGGTTTGTGCTACTGACTGCTTTAGTACATAACCTTCGCTCATGTTTTGTAGAACATCCCTACTGCTCATGTTTGAAGACAAATAGCTGCTTACTAACTAGTCAGCAAAGATATAAATGCCACGCAAAATGCCTATAAACATATAACACACATTACTTCCTACTACAGTACTAAGTAAAGAAATATATGTTCATTTGTTGACAGACGATGTGATCAATTTCTTGGAAAACCTATGTGAAAAGCTGTATTATGGCTATTTGGCCAGGAACATATGTTTATTTCTAACATCACCCACTCTCCCTGCATTTACAGGAAGGGCTTGCCCGGCTTGAAAGAAGCAAGAGATGGGACACTAGGGAGAGGAAGACAGCTCTCCAGAACCTGGAACAGTTCCAGGAGAAGGCAAAGAAGGAAAGGCTGCGGATCTGGCAGTACGGGGATGTTGAATCGGACGAGGACGAGCAGGCCCCAGCTGCAAGGAAGCCTGGAGGTCGTCGGTAGGTCGTCGGTAGACTGGCTGCAGTCTGGCATGCTATGAAAGTTTTGGACACCCAAAATGTGGGACTCTGCCGTGAGTTATAGATGAAAACTTAGACTGAGGGGGTACCTTATTTATTCGGTTAGAAAAGAGAACTTAGCAAGGCGAAACTTTCTCGGTTTGAGCACTTTTGATATTCCGTTTTTACACCGTAAGCTTATAAGGTTAAAGATACATTGTTTTTTCTCTGAACTCAATAAGGTCGTGTCTATGCGCTGCGGTTCTTTGTAGTCAGAATATAATATTGAGAAGTGCAGTGAATCAAAGTTAAGGATTGCATTTAATGATTCCAGTGCCCATGCGGTGAGGATTTCTCTCATACGCATTTACTGATTGTATTGTTGATTGATAGCATTCTTCTCTGGCCAAATGGCCGGTATTTGCAGTACATCGCCTGTGCTGGCGCTGTTGCTTGCGGCTACTCCCTCTGTTCGAGGTTAGTTCGGACCCGTTCGGCTTGAGGGTTTTTTCAGGAAAGTGGataaaaaatactgttttggataaaatgttgtgagagaaaaatattgtttcggatgaaaaaatgaGCGGATGAAGTTGGGTTAAGGGCATGTGAACGGGCTACATTGATCCGTCAATCGAAACATATCCTTAGTTAAACTTTAGATACTTTGATTAATGAAACCGTATCATTCTCATATTTTCATGACGGAGGTAGTACCTATTATAAAATGGATGTAGTAGTCCGGTAATATGTTGCATgagactagggatgaaaacggatcggatacgaacggatatcaccgatattacatttgttttcatatttctgtccggatttgattcgaatacggatagtgtcaactatgtcggatagaatacgattggatatcgacatcataaatatgcgatttgagtattcggatacggatacggtatcggatgttggatatccggactcggatacggacagatctcaacctctctaaacggattcgatttcgaatacggtcggaaaatatccatatcgttttcatccctacacgAGACTGAGTTTAGAATTCGTAGTTGTAGCTTACATCGTTGATACAGATCGCGCCAAGCGAGACTTGGGCCTTGCCTCCTGCTCAACCTCTACTTGCATCCTCAGCTGCTCGCGAAACCTCGGCCAGACCGTCAATGTCTAGCGCCGCCATGGCCTGAGATGAGCGCTCCAGCTCCGGCGACCACCCTACGTCCCTCCTTGTGACGACGGTCCCCGCCAGCATCTCCGTTGCTTGCTTGGCGCCGACGCACGGTGGCAGGCGCCGTTGGCGACGTCGATGTCGTCCTTTCACCGTCAGAACATTGACAGGTGTGGTCGTGCACGAGAACTCGTAGCTGCCCCTGAAGTAGTCGTCGTCCGCGGGTCGATGCGCGCCGACGGTAAGACCTTCCCAGAGCTCTCTCACGGCGCTCGACAGCTTCCCCATGGATAGTTGTCGATGCAGCTTCATTGTCTGAAGAACAGATGAACAGATGCAGTGGCAAATAAATCAAGAAGAACAGAGACACTACTAGCTAGAGCATGCAAATGGCTTGCGAACAGCAGGGCAGTGTAGTATTTGTAGGGTTTACGAGTCAAAAGCTTGGAGTGGAAGGCGGCGGAGCGGGAAAGTGTTGGAACATTAACGTGACAGGAACATATTGCTTGCAGATTATGTCCACCGTGCCAATTCATTGTTAATTTCGTGGAAGCAGAGGAAGTTCCTTGGAGAAGGCTAATGGGCTATATGAATCACAATGTCTGTATGGTGTTTAAGAGAATTGGCTGAAGCCCTGTAACAGTTGCTCCAATTAATTACAACACAAAACCTCATCATTACCGTTTTGTATTTTTTACCATATCAGTTAGTTTTTTTTGACCATATCAGTTAGTTTTTTTTGAATATTTCTTATATTTTTTTGCGAATATATTTTAGAAAACGTAGCTAGTTTGTAGCATTTGAAAATGAGTAGAACTGATTTTTTATTGCACAGGAATATATACACGGTCCATTTTTATTATTCTCGACTGATAATTGATCGTATATTTTTTTATGTTCATATACACCAACATAAAAGAGTACGAGCGTACGGATATATTACACCCGGTTGCTACTCAATTAGTACGACATTACATATATCTGGAACATATGTTGTGTCAAACTCACTCTCCGTACATCAAAATGCACAGATCATCACACAACCGCGCCGCGCGCATCCTCGAGAAGTGAAGGCTCCTCCAAACCACGTCACAACGATCTCGCAAGATCAAGATCACTCTATGCGGCTAGGTACGCTATAAATAAATATAATCATGGCGAGTAATGGGAACCGCGGCAAAGTTCTGCGCCCTGAGCTGCTCGTAGAACATGTTGATGAACTCCTCCGCCCTGTCGTCCACGTCAAGAAGGTCACCGCACTGCAGCCAACCACCGTCGTCCTCGGCTGCTCGTACctgatcatcatcttcttcctcgtcctccgtcGTTTCCagctgatcctcctcctcttccgcaGCCTCTGCCTCAGATGCCATCCTCTCGTCGCCGCCGGGCGAACCGAACGGAGCTCGGAACGAGCCGAAGCAGGAAGACACAGCCCCGGCCGCTGCGGCCGCGGCGCTACTGCCATTCAGCCGTGACCGCAGCAGCAGCCTCTTCGCCGCGAGGAACGCGGAGCTGGGGCTGTCGGCGCACGAGAACTCGTGCTCCATCAGCGCGCGAGGCCACGGGTGGTGGCTCTTGCTGCGCCCGCCGCCATGGCGGTGGACGAGCGCGAGCGTTCTCCTCGCCACCTTGTGCATGAGCCGGCGCCGCTTCATGAAGAGGTACTTGAGGTAGTCGCCAGCCAGGGCGAGGAGGTAGCGCAGCCGCCTGCTCGCGGAGGAGCCGGAGTGCCGGCGCGGATTCTCCATGCGGCGGGGCCTAGCTTCTTGCGAGACACATGCAACGTGCAGTGTGACTGCTGCTAGGTTTTTTACACGAGCCTACTACATGTAAtgtgtggtggactggtggtgtgATAACTTGAGGAATCTATGTCCTGGGGCTGTACTTGGTCAAGCCGATGTGCTTTTATAGCTAAGCTGCAGTGGTAGCAGCCACAAATATAGGCAGAGAGTATTGAGACGAAAGTCATAGGTGACACAAGGGAGAGTTGCATGATTTCGGGGCAAGAAAACGTTTTGGTGAATCAGAGAAGCAAGCTGTGCGAGCTAGCTGGCCGGCCGCAAGCTATGTATGGTACGGTGTGTGCAACTTGCTTCTTCGTGATGGTGCATGACACGCGGTCTCACATTGGCCTTCTTCATGCATCCAGTTCGTTCCATCTCAAATTATACAGAAATTGGGACTAGCTAAAGATCAAGACTTTGTGTGGTGTAAATGCTGAAAACGTCGTCTCTAGCTAATATTGTGACTAGGCTTAACTATACTACTACGTCAAATAAAAAATAAGTGACATATTTTGGATCAATGATACAAGTTTCACTATTAATTTTTAATTCTTATACATTCATAAAGGGCGTACTCAGAGAGCTtccgctctgtgcagggtctggggaaggatattagtggcaagccttatccttgcctgtgcaatgcgaggagaccacgactcgaacccaggaccttccggtcacaggcggtaagactctaccgcttgcaccagacccACCCTTCTTATATATTCATAAATAAAACATAAAATTATGAATTACCTTTTTTCACAAATACAGTCACCTTATTGTCAAAGTAATTTACTTTGTAACAAAAGATTGGAATGGTGTGACAATAGTTAACAACGTACAAgtaccaaataaatcaaataagTCTAAGGAGTTAGTTTCTTTCTATGTTGGACTTACTAGTTGCTAATGTATATATGATTGAACAGATATATCTAGTAGTCTATAAC encodes:
- the LOC136477412 gene encoding ribonuclease TUDOR 1-like: MASNTGASGWFRGKVKAVTSGDCLLIMGSSKAEIPPEKSITLSYLMAPRLARRGGVDEPFAWESREFLRKLCIGKEVTFRVDYTAPNIGREFGTVYLGDKNVAYSVVSAGWARVKEQGPKGGEQNPYLAELLRLEEVAKQQGVGRWSKEPGAAEESIRDLPPSAIGEASGFDAKGFAVVNKGKSLAAIVEQVRDGSTVRVYLLPSFQFVQIYVAGVQAPSMGRRPSAPTVIAETDDTANGVNGEDSEGTPAQLTTAQRLVASAASAEIPPDRYGREAKHFTETRVLNRDVRIVVEGTDSFSNIIGSVYYPDGETAKDLALELVENGLAKYVEWSANMLDVEVKIKLKNAELQAKKDQLRIWTGFKPPVTNSKPIHDQKFTGKVVEVVSGDCIIVADDAAPYGSPSAERRVNLSSIRAPKLGNARTDVKPEPFGRESKEFLRTRLIGKQVAVEMEYSRRISTVDGQSAAPTANMADTRVLDYGSVFLGSPSHTDGDDISSAPSSASQPGVNVAELLLSRGFAKTSKHRDYEERSHYYDALLAAESRAEKAKKGVHSLKESPVMHITDLTTVSAKKAKDFLPFLQRNRRHSAIVEYVFSGHRFKLTIPKETCSIAFSLSGVRCPGKGEPYSDEAIALMRRRILQRDVEIEVEAVDRTGTFIGSLWESKTNMGSVLLEAGLAKLSSFGLDRITDAYVLTRAEQSAKQQKIKIWENYVEGENASNGSTPESKQKEILKVVVTEVLGGGKFYVQTVGDQRVASIQQQLASLKLKDAPVIGAFNPVKGEIVLAQFSLDNSWNRAMIVNGPRSVESPNDKFEVFYIDYGNQEVVPYSRLRPVDPSVSSSPALAQLCSLAFIKVPSVEDDFGQEAAEYLSECLLSSSKQFRAMIEERDASGGKSKGQGTGNVLIVTLVDAETESSINATMLEEGLARLERSKRWDTRERKTALQNLEQFQEKAKKERLRIWQYGDVESDEDEQAPAARKPGGRR